Proteins encoded within one genomic window of Gallaecimonas pentaromativorans:
- a CDS encoding glycoside hydrolase family 2 TIM barrel-domain containing protein: protein MTVIRKAPFYALLSLLLSACQQVPPAAISHDNDWENPAVFRINKLPARAWFTPYQSAALAAAGEEGASSQQLSLNGQWAFHFSPTPEGRPQDFYRPDFDVSQWATIAVPGNWQMQGYDYPIYVSAGYPFKPQKPFIDHSYAPVGSYRRDFTLPAGSDGQRIILTFGAVKSAFYVWVNGAKVGYSQDSKLPAEFDITELVHPGANTLALEVYRYSDGSYLEDQDFWRMSGIPRDVQLKMVPKTALWDFHALAGLSNHYQDGTLDLAVELANTEPFPASSEVEARLYDGAKVIWQQSQALALAPASHGKATLKATLPAVKAWSAEQPNLYRLELTLKNGGKVSQVVSQAIGFRSVELKGGQLLVNGEAVTIKGVNRHEHDPVTGQTISRESMLRDIKMMKQNNINAVRSSHYPNDPYWYRLCDQFGLYVIDEANLEAHGYGFDEHGLGNDPQFKEAILDRLRGMILRDRNHPSIISWSLGNEISPGANMAAEYRLAKAMNPSRVVQFEFRRFWFHQKMTDIISWMYADREMLTDKYLGKYPDRPFIWIEYAHSMGNSDGNLKELWDFVRSHRQLQGGYVWDWVDQGLLKHDAEGRAYFGYGGDFEPPGGQNDGNFCANGLVSSDRSPHPALIEVKKTYQNLAISRTEHGQYQLENRFYFTDLTGFYGRWTLLEDGQPILTGATPALVAAPRARQRFALGQLADFHYRPGHEYAVTFNFFQKAATPYSPADFEVASEQFVLKKAPPLAPATKGPALEVSQRYGEVSVTSGAVAMRFNTLNGRLESYRVKGVETLKEGLFPNFWRPLTDNDYGNKFGQQSAAFYKEAAAKAEVTLVKVQKDGADLRLHLALAFPTLHSQGSLDYRISPGGVIRLDYQAQLAKDLPEMPRFGVKFQMPQGFDQARWYGRGPQENYQDRKQSAYLGIYQAKVSELYTPYIRPQENGNRSDNRWLALTNGAGIGLRITGGPTFDFGAHHNTLADFDQPKDGPNRHTSDIQPRPLTEVTLDLRQRGLGGDTSWGALPYKPYRLLPAEHQGPYALHLYLSPLGL, encoded by the coding sequence GTGACCGTTATCCGAAAAGCCCCGTTCTATGCACTTTTGAGTCTGTTGTTATCGGCCTGCCAGCAGGTGCCGCCTGCGGCCATCAGCCATGACAACGACTGGGAAAACCCGGCGGTGTTTCGGATAAACAAATTACCGGCAAGGGCCTGGTTCACCCCCTACCAGAGCGCCGCCCTGGCGGCCGCCGGGGAAGAAGGGGCGTCGAGCCAGCAGCTCTCCCTTAATGGCCAGTGGGCCTTTCATTTCTCCCCTACGCCAGAAGGCCGGCCCCAAGATTTTTACCGGCCCGATTTTGATGTCAGCCAATGGGCGACGATAGCGGTGCCCGGCAACTGGCAGATGCAGGGCTATGACTACCCCATCTATGTGAGCGCCGGTTACCCCTTCAAGCCGCAAAAGCCCTTCATTGACCACAGCTATGCCCCGGTGGGCTCGTATCGGCGCGACTTCACCCTGCCTGCGGGCAGCGATGGCCAGCGCATTATCCTCACCTTTGGCGCCGTCAAATCGGCCTTTTATGTGTGGGTGAACGGCGCCAAGGTGGGCTACAGCCAGGACTCCAAGCTCCCGGCCGAATTTGACATCACCGAGCTGGTGCACCCCGGCGCCAACACCCTGGCACTAGAGGTGTATCGCTACAGCGACGGCAGCTACCTGGAAGACCAGGATTTTTGGCGTATGAGCGGCATTCCCCGCGATGTGCAGCTAAAGATGGTGCCTAAAACCGCGCTTTGGGATTTTCACGCCCTGGCGGGGCTGAGCAATCACTACCAGGACGGCACGCTGGATTTGGCGGTAGAGCTGGCCAACACCGAGCCATTCCCGGCCAGCAGCGAGGTTGAGGCCCGCCTTTATGACGGCGCCAAGGTTATCTGGCAGCAAAGCCAGGCTCTGGCCCTGGCGCCGGCGAGCCACGGTAAGGCCACACTCAAGGCCACGCTCCCTGCCGTCAAGGCCTGGTCGGCCGAGCAGCCCAACCTTTATCGCCTGGAGCTGACCCTTAAAAACGGCGGCAAAGTCAGCCAAGTGGTCAGCCAAGCCATTGGTTTTCGAAGCGTCGAGCTCAAAGGCGGCCAGCTTTTGGTGAACGGCGAGGCGGTGACCATCAAAGGGGTCAACCGCCACGAGCACGACCCGGTAACGGGCCAGACCATCAGCCGTGAGAGCATGCTGCGCGACATCAAGATGATGAAGCAAAACAACATCAACGCGGTGCGCAGCTCCCACTACCCCAACGACCCTTACTGGTACCGTTTGTGCGACCAGTTTGGCCTGTACGTGATTGACGAGGCCAACCTCGAAGCCCACGGCTACGGCTTTGACGAGCATGGCCTGGGGAACGATCCGCAGTTTAAAGAGGCCATCCTCGACCGGCTGCGGGGCATGATTTTGCGTGACCGCAACCACCCGTCCATCATCTCCTGGTCGCTGGGTAATGAAATAAGCCCCGGTGCCAACATGGCTGCCGAGTACCGCCTGGCCAAGGCCATGAACCCAAGCCGGGTAGTGCAGTTTGAGTTCCGCCGCTTCTGGTTCCACCAGAAGATGACCGACATCATCTCCTGGATGTACGCCGACCGGGAGATGCTCACCGACAAGTATCTCGGCAAATACCCCGACCGCCCCTTTATCTGGATCGAATACGCCCACTCCATGGGCAACAGCGACGGCAACCTCAAGGAGCTGTGGGACTTTGTGCGCAGCCACCGGCAACTGCAAGGCGGCTACGTCTGGGATTGGGTTGACCAGGGGCTACTCAAACACGACGCCGAAGGCCGCGCCTATTTCGGCTACGGCGGCGATTTTGAGCCCCCCGGCGGCCAGAACGACGGCAACTTCTGCGCCAATGGCCTGGTCAGCAGTGACCGCAGCCCGCACCCGGCCCTGATTGAGGTGAAAAAGACCTACCAAAACCTGGCCATCAGCCGCACTGAACACGGCCAGTACCAGCTTGAAAACCGCTTTTATTTTACTGATTTGACCGGTTTTTACGGCCGCTGGACGCTGCTCGAAGACGGCCAGCCCATCCTCACCGGTGCCACTCCGGCGCTGGTGGCGGCGCCCCGTGCCCGCCAGCGCTTTGCCCTCGGCCAGTTGGCCGATTTTCACTACCGGCCCGGCCACGAATACGCCGTGACCTTCAACTTTTTCCAAAAGGCCGCCACCCCCTACAGCCCGGCGGATTTTGAAGTGGCAAGCGAGCAGTTCGTGCTGAAAAAAGCGCCGCCTCTGGCCCCGGCTACCAAAGGCCCGGCCCTTGAGGTCAGCCAGCGCTATGGCGAGGTGAGCGTAACCAGCGGCGCTGTTGCCATGCGCTTTAACACCCTCAATGGCCGCCTGGAAAGCTACCGGGTCAAAGGGGTTGAAACCTTGAAGGAGGGGCTCTTTCCCAACTTCTGGCGGCCGCTTACCGATAACGACTACGGCAACAAGTTTGGCCAGCAAAGCGCGGCCTTTTACAAAGAGGCGGCCGCCAAGGCCGAAGTCACCTTGGTGAAGGTGCAAAAAGACGGCGCCGACCTGCGGTTGCACCTGGCGCTCGCCTTTCCCACCCTGCACAGCCAAGGGAGCCTGGATTATCGCATCAGCCCCGGCGGTGTTATTCGCCTCGATTACCAGGCGCAGCTTGCCAAAGACTTGCCGGAGATGCCGCGTTTTGGGGTGAAATTCCAGATGCCTCAAGGGTTTGACCAAGCGCGCTGGTATGGCCGTGGCCCCCAGGAGAACTATCAGGATCGCAAGCAAAGCGCCTACCTCGGCATTTACCAGGCCAAGGTGAGCGAGCTTTACACCCCCTACATTCGCCCCCAGGAAAACGGTAACCGCAGCGACAACCGCTGGCTGGCCCTGACCAACGGCGCCGGTATTGGCCTGCGTATTACCGGCGGGCCCACCTTTGACTTTGGCGCCCACCACAACACCCTGGCCGATTTTGACCAGCCCAAAGACGGCCCCAACCGCCACACCAGCGATATCCAGCCTCGGCCGCTGACCGAAGTTACCCTCGACCTTCGCCAGCGCGGCTTGGGGGGCGACACCAGCTGGGGCGCGCTGCCTTATAAACCGTACCGGCTATTGCCGGCCGAGCATCAGGGCCCCTACGCCCTGCACCTCTACCTAAGCCCTCTGGGCCTTTGA
- a CDS encoding DUF5695 domain-containing protein, giving the protein MTMPCRFTPFKLSLLALAVASVGAKAQTINTPQFTLTFSDDAQTLLAMKPKDAGGFDFLPSAHSDRKGPGYYQLGDIDIRLRFVGEGGWQDFSSALATTKVKPLKAGGELLASSDISADLAGIPLEVRRDWLQQDGQLVLRFTLINHSGRDIELGGLGIPMVFDNIITGRTLDEAHEQASYAEPYMGRDGGYVQVARLNGKGPALLVLPKQNAGLENWRPLLDAKNADGSPKIYNDPTHRTHTFEGFYDWQVLSKGFSDTDWQGAKQWNDPTSRVLKAGETLQTALRFALSPSIRGIESTLQANQRPVAVGIPGYVVPTDMPAELFLNSPSPIAAITVSPQGALAITPAPAKGDWQHFKVAGKAWGRARLDIRYKDGSEQSIHYFVTDPMAKAVAKMGQFLYHQQWYEGKDDPFGRGPAVLGFDNEAGHLVLQEPRVWIAGLSDEGGAGPWLAAIMKELGQPDASEVAKFERFYTQVLDGRLQVKSGPEQYGVKKSLFYYDPKALPAFAYDKNVDWSTWASWNKKDAADVGRSYNYPHVAAAQWVLYRLARFHQGLVKAHDWHWYLEQAYHTSMAMTELAPHYAQFGQMEGSVFVAILADLRSEGLNTEADRLEAAMKKRAEHWASLKYPFGSEMPWDSTGQEEVYAWMRHFGKTQQANETREVILGYDFTQPHWGYNGSARRFWDFLYAGKYSRIERQLHHYGSTINALPLLDSYRQNPGDLYLLRVAYGGMMGGLTNIDQHGFASAAFHSFPDMLRFDPYSGDYGTSFFGHAFGIGSYLVKDPRFGWLGFGGSVSEQGKAVTLTPKDAFQNRAYLAPQKLYLTLDAGRFRQLTLGQDGTVRLTLAPKDAHTANAMLSIEALGGAYRPKASLQKAEGRYVIPLGDGPTTVELVKD; this is encoded by the coding sequence ATGACAATGCCATGCCGTTTCACGCCTTTTAAGCTAAGCCTGCTGGCCCTGGCGGTTGCCAGCGTCGGTGCCAAGGCCCAGACCATCAATACGCCGCAATTTACTCTCACGTTCAGTGACGATGCCCAGACCCTGCTGGCCATGAAGCCCAAGGATGCTGGCGGGTTTGACTTTCTGCCCTCGGCCCACAGCGACCGCAAGGGCCCGGGTTATTACCAACTGGGGGATATCGACATTCGCCTGCGCTTTGTGGGGGAGGGGGGCTGGCAGGATTTCTCCAGCGCCCTTGCCACCACCAAGGTGAAGCCGCTAAAGGCTGGCGGTGAGCTGCTGGCCAGTAGCGATATCAGCGCCGATTTGGCCGGCATTCCCCTTGAGGTGCGCCGGGATTGGCTGCAACAAGACGGCCAATTGGTGCTGCGCTTTACCCTGATTAACCACAGCGGCCGGGACATCGAGCTTGGTGGCTTGGGCATTCCCATGGTGTTTGACAACATCATCACCGGCCGCACCCTAGATGAGGCCCACGAGCAGGCCAGCTACGCCGAGCCCTATATGGGCCGTGACGGCGGCTATGTGCAGGTGGCCCGCCTTAATGGCAAGGGCCCGGCGCTGCTGGTGTTGCCCAAACAAAACGCCGGGCTTGAAAACTGGCGGCCGCTGCTGGACGCCAAAAACGCCGATGGCAGCCCCAAGATTTATAACGACCCCACCCACCGCACCCACACCTTTGAAGGCTTTTATGACTGGCAGGTGCTGAGCAAGGGCTTTAGCGACACCGACTGGCAAGGCGCCAAGCAGTGGAACGACCCCACCAGCCGGGTGCTAAAAGCCGGTGAAACGCTGCAAACGGCGCTGCGCTTTGCCCTTTCGCCTTCCATTCGCGGTATTGAAAGCACCTTGCAGGCCAACCAGCGGCCGGTGGCGGTGGGCATTCCCGGTTACGTGGTGCCTACCGATATGCCGGCCGAGCTGTTTTTGAATAGCCCAAGCCCCATTGCCGCTATCACCGTTAGCCCCCAAGGCGCCCTGGCCATCACCCCGGCACCGGCCAAAGGCGACTGGCAGCATTTCAAGGTGGCCGGCAAAGCCTGGGGCCGGGCGCGGCTCGATATCCGCTACAAGGACGGCAGTGAGCAAAGCATCCACTACTTTGTGACCGATCCCATGGCCAAGGCCGTGGCCAAAATGGGCCAGTTCCTCTACCACCAGCAATGGTATGAAGGCAAAGACGACCCCTTTGGCCGCGGCCCGGCGGTGCTGGGTTTTGATAACGAAGCGGGCCACCTTGTTTTGCAAGAACCGCGGGTGTGGATAGCCGGTTTGAGTGACGAAGGGGGCGCCGGCCCCTGGCTGGCCGCCATCATGAAGGAGCTGGGCCAGCCCGACGCCAGCGAGGTGGCCAAGTTCGAGCGTTTTTACACCCAGGTGCTGGATGGCCGCTTGCAGGTAAAAAGTGGCCCTGAGCAGTACGGCGTTAAAAAAAGCCTCTTTTATTACGACCCCAAGGCGCTGCCCGCTTTTGCCTATGACAAAAACGTCGATTGGAGCACCTGGGCGTCTTGGAACAAAAAAGACGCCGCCGATGTGGGCCGCTCCTACAACTATCCCCATGTCGCCGCCGCCCAGTGGGTACTGTATCGCCTGGCCCGCTTCCACCAGGGGCTGGTGAAAGCCCACGACTGGCACTGGTATCTGGAGCAGGCCTACCACACCAGCATGGCCATGACCGAGCTTGCCCCCCATTACGCCCAATTCGGGCAGATGGAAGGCAGCGTGTTTGTGGCCATCCTGGCCGACTTGCGCTCAGAAGGCCTCAATACCGAGGCCGACCGCCTGGAAGCGGCCATGAAAAAACGCGCCGAGCACTGGGCGTCTCTCAAGTACCCCTTCGGTAGCGAAATGCCCTGGGATTCTACCGGCCAGGAGGAGGTGTACGCCTGGATGCGCCACTTTGGCAAAACCCAGCAGGCCAACGAGACCCGCGAGGTGATTCTCGGCTACGACTTCACCCAGCCGCACTGGGGCTACAACGGCAGCGCCCGGCGCTTTTGGGATTTTCTCTACGCCGGTAAATACAGCCGCATCGAGCGCCAGCTGCACCATTACGGCTCCACCATCAACGCCTTGCCGCTGCTCGACAGCTACCGGCAAAACCCGGGGGATCTGTACCTGCTGCGGGTGGCCTACGGCGGCATGATGGGCGGCCTGACCAATATCGACCAGCACGGCTTTGCCTCGGCGGCTTTTCATAGCTTCCCCGACATGCTGCGTTTTGACCCTTACAGCGGCGACTACGGCACCAGCTTTTTCGGCCACGCCTTTGGCATTGGCAGTTATCTGGTCAAAGACCCCCGCTTTGGCTGGCTGGGTTTTGGTGGCAGCGTCAGTGAGCAAGGTAAAGCGGTGACCCTCACCCCCAAAGACGCCTTTCAAAACCGTGCCTACCTGGCGCCGCAAAAGCTGTATCTGACCCTCGATGCCGGCCGCTTTCGCCAGCTGACCCTTGGGCAAGACGGCACGGTGCGCCTGACCCTGGCGCCCAAAGATGCCCACACCGCAAACGCCATGCTCAGCATCGAGGCCTTGGGCGGCGCTTATCGCCCCAAGGCAAGCCTGCAAAAGGCCGAGGGGCGCTACGTTATCCCCCTTGGCGACGGCCCCACCACGGTGGAGCTGGTTAAAGATTAA
- a CDS encoding TonB-dependent receptor domain-containing protein, translating to MTNQKPLATGVLAICALLGITTPSLVQAQGANTDSSQTQSDIEVKPVSAQTGVEEASAKSKDKNTETITVTGSRIQRAEYSSNSPISVLTNKEMKLQGTTNVEEALSRMPQFTADANENVSNGSDGSAQINLRNLGSNRVLTLIDGQRILPTMGMDINFIPSSLIKRVDVVTGGASAVYGSDAISGVVNFIMEDNLDGFVFDTQGAAYQHKNDNDSVRSLVDSYGYQNASGSVFDGKKYNFSLAGGTDFLDGKGNITLYGTYRKTNPVTQDKRDYSACSLNANDTLDGLACGGSSNNPWGRFFVLSGENNGGSYNNLKDGSKTWDTYSDDYLYNYTPLNYIQRDDERYTGGYMAHYDFDNGTRLSSSFMYMHDRSFSQVAPSALWFGSDFAINCDNPLMSSQQASLLCGSAAGSSDQIDTYVGYRLDGTNARARRDDLQHSDYRFNLAASGNLTDAITYNVSYLHAKANYSEQYQNDVDQLKAADALLAVDDGNGNVVCLSGNSGCAPIDVFAYSGISDAGLDYILTTSETNSEQTLDVYSAYSQIDLDAYGIKSPFAAIGPAMVVGLEHRQEVYNFNADAVSEANGYEDAYGKIKVDEAYTELDVPLVEDAPGVKYLGVNGGYRHSKYKNHNASDASSYSANTFKFELTYSPIDDIRLRSSFNKAIRAPNISELFSSQSLGNYSGTDPCSGTSPSASQIECANSGVTSAQYGNIVECPADQCVAMYGGNPDLKPEEAKTFTAGVVLTPRFIENLSLSLDYYHIKVDDYISSVDPTLILNQCIGTGSSYYCGLIHRSPSAGSLFGTTGYVVSTTLNTGYLRTSGVDMNLNYDVALNGWGSLNFNLVGTWLKDMTTEPLPGLGSFDCKGLYGPTCGQPSPEWRHNARVTWDTPWHGLEVSALWRYIGSVNLSTNDNNPLLAGDSTFYVSDHIQAYSYLDLAANMPLTDNIQVRIGANNLLDKDPPIIVSNLATGFVNGNTYPGIYDALGRELYVGLTAKF from the coding sequence ATGACAAACCAAAAACCATTAGCAACTGGGGTTCTGGCTATCTGTGCACTGCTGGGAATAACCACACCCAGCCTGGTGCAGGCACAAGGCGCCAACACAGACAGCAGTCAGACTCAGAGTGACATTGAAGTGAAACCGGTCAGCGCCCAGACCGGCGTGGAAGAGGCCAGCGCCAAATCCAAAGACAAGAACACCGAGACCATCACCGTAACCGGCTCGCGTATTCAGCGCGCCGAGTACAGCTCCAACAGCCCGATCTCGGTGCTCACCAACAAGGAAATGAAGCTCCAGGGCACCACCAACGTGGAAGAGGCCCTGAGCCGGATGCCGCAGTTTACCGCCGACGCCAACGAGAACGTCTCCAACGGCTCTGACGGCAGCGCGCAAATCAACCTGCGCAACCTCGGCTCCAACCGGGTGCTGACCCTGATTGACGGCCAGCGCATCCTGCCCACCATGGGCATGGACATCAACTTCATTCCCTCAAGCCTTATCAAACGGGTAGACGTAGTGACCGGCGGCGCCTCGGCGGTGTACGGCTCCGATGCTATCTCCGGGGTGGTGAACTTCATCATGGAAGACAACCTCGACGGTTTTGTCTTCGACACCCAGGGCGCCGCTTATCAACACAAAAACGACAACGACTCGGTGCGCAGCCTGGTGGACAGCTACGGCTACCAGAACGCCAGCGGCTCGGTGTTTGACGGCAAGAAATACAACTTCTCCCTGGCTGGCGGCACCGATTTTCTGGACGGCAAGGGCAACATCACCCTCTATGGCACCTACCGTAAAACCAACCCCGTTACCCAGGACAAGCGCGATTACTCGGCGTGCTCGCTGAACGCCAACGACACCCTGGACGGCCTCGCCTGCGGCGGCTCCTCCAACAACCCCTGGGGCCGCTTTTTCGTGCTGAGCGGCGAGAACAACGGTGGCTCTTACAACAACCTCAAAGACGGTTCCAAAACCTGGGACACCTACAGCGATGACTACCTGTATAACTACACGCCGCTGAACTACATCCAGCGTGACGACGAGCGTTATACCGGCGGCTACATGGCCCACTACGACTTTGACAACGGCACCCGCCTGTCCAGCAGCTTCATGTACATGCATGACCGCAGCTTCTCCCAGGTAGCACCTTCGGCCCTGTGGTTCGGCTCGGACTTTGCCATCAACTGTGACAACCCGCTGATGAGCAGCCAGCAGGCCTCACTGCTGTGTGGCAGCGCCGCTGGCAGCAGCGATCAGATAGACACCTACGTGGGTTATCGCCTGGACGGCACCAATGCCCGAGCACGGCGTGACGACTTGCAGCACAGCGATTACCGCTTCAACCTGGCGGCCAGTGGCAACCTCACCGACGCCATTACCTACAACGTCAGTTACCTGCACGCCAAGGCCAATTACTCCGAGCAGTACCAGAACGACGTTGACCAGCTTAAAGCCGCCGACGCCCTGCTGGCGGTGGATGATGGCAACGGCAACGTGGTGTGTTTGTCCGGTAACAGCGGCTGCGCGCCCATCGATGTGTTTGCCTACAGTGGCATCTCCGATGCTGGCCTTGACTACATCCTCACCACCAGCGAGACCAACAGCGAACAGACCCTGGATGTATACAGCGCCTACAGCCAGATTGATTTAGACGCCTACGGCATCAAGTCGCCCTTCGCTGCCATTGGCCCGGCCATGGTGGTGGGTTTGGAGCATCGCCAGGAGGTGTATAACTTCAACGCCGACGCCGTCTCCGAGGCCAACGGCTATGAAGATGCCTACGGCAAAATCAAGGTGGACGAAGCCTACACCGAGCTGGACGTGCCGCTGGTGGAAGACGCGCCCGGCGTGAAATACCTGGGGGTTAACGGCGGCTACCGCCACTCCAAGTACAAAAACCACAACGCCAGCGACGCCTCAAGCTACAGCGCCAACACCTTCAAGTTTGAGCTGACCTACTCCCCCATCGACGATATCCGCCTGCGCTCGAGCTTCAACAAAGCCATCCGCGCCCCCAATATCAGCGAGCTGTTCTCATCGCAAAGCCTGGGTAACTACTCGGGTACCGATCCCTGCTCCGGCACCAGCCCTTCTGCCAGCCAGATTGAGTGTGCCAACAGCGGCGTAACCAGCGCCCAGTACGGCAATATCGTCGAGTGTCCGGCCGACCAGTGTGTGGCCATGTACGGCGGCAACCCCGACCTCAAGCCGGAAGAAGCCAAAACCTTCACCGCTGGTGTGGTACTGACCCCGCGCTTTATCGAGAACCTGAGCCTGAGCCTGGACTACTACCACATCAAGGTGGACGACTACATCAGCTCGGTTGACCCGACCCTGATCCTCAACCAGTGTATCGGTACCGGTTCAAGCTACTACTGTGGCCTGATCCACCGCAGCCCCAGCGCCGGCTCTTTGTTCGGCACCACCGGCTACGTTGTCTCCACCACCCTCAACACCGGCTACCTGCGCACCTCCGGTGTGGACATGAACCTCAACTACGACGTCGCCCTGAACGGCTGGGGTAGCCTCAACTTCAACCTGGTGGGCACCTGGCTCAAAGACATGACCACCGAGCCCCTGCCCGGTCTTGGCAGCTTCGACTGTAAAGGCCTGTACGGCCCCACCTGTGGCCAGCCTTCACCGGAATGGCGCCATAACGCCCGGGTCACCTGGGACACCCCCTGGCATGGCCTGGAAGTCTCAGCCCTGTGGCGCTATATCGGCAGCGTGAACCTCTCCACCAACGACAACAACCCGCTGCTGGCCGGCGACAGCACCTTCTATGTCAGCGACCATATCCAGGCTTACAGCTACCTGGACCTGGCCGCCAACATGCCGCTCACCGACAACATTCAGGTGCGCATTGGTGCCAACAACCTGCTGGACAAAGATCCGCCGATCATCGTCAGCAACCTGGCCACCGGTTTTGTCAACGGCAACACCTACCCTGGTATCTACGATGCCCTGGGCCGCGAGCTCTACGTCGGGCTCACTGCCAAGTTCTAA
- a CDS encoding DUF885 domain-containing protein yields MKLAALPRALFLGAALAAAPLSQALASATDDAFKKIYSDEWQWRQDQQSVDEDSPAAAIPTALPDVSLSTQQAHLKHWQQVEAALAKLDKKQLSYENQVNLAVYKTQLDSLISDVVNKVYERPLSGDTSFWGDLTYMAKGDFHSEQDYRHYLEWLSTMPRYFAQNIDNMKAGLKRGFTLPKITLDGRDATAASVVAAKGEDNVFYTPFKHLPTTLPEAVQKDLQAKAKAAIAQYVIPAHQAVLDFLRKQYIPGAVTSLAAEDLPNGKAFYQSQIEKYTTLDMTPEQIHQIGLDEVARIRARMQEVMKEVKFKGSLKDFLHFLRTDPQFYAKTPQELLNHAAWIAKEFDGVADKYFGRLPRRRFAIVPVPADIAPFYTGGRGGPGIYLVNTYDLPSRPFYSLPALTLHESAPGHAFQMPLAAENKELPVFRRNYYISAYGEGWALYCEALGEEMGIYKTPYEVFGMLSYQMWRAARLVVDTGIHAKGWTRKQAQDFLLDNTALSTHEVTTEVDRYIAWPGQALSYYLGEMAIEKDRKRAEQALGAKFDIRAFHDTVLQMGSVPLKVLSDRIDKFIADGGPSPYND; encoded by the coding sequence ATGAAGTTAGCAGCCCTACCCCGGGCCTTGTTTTTAGGGGCCGCACTGGCCGCAGCGCCGTTAAGCCAGGCCCTGGCCTCGGCTACCGATGACGCATTTAAAAAGATTTACAGCGACGAATGGCAGTGGCGCCAAGACCAACAGAGCGTGGACGAAGACAGCCCCGCTGCCGCCATTCCCACCGCCCTGCCCGATGTCAGCCTGAGCACCCAGCAGGCCCACCTCAAGCATTGGCAACAGGTGGAAGCGGCCCTGGCCAAGCTCGATAAAAAGCAGCTGAGTTATGAAAACCAAGTCAACCTGGCGGTATACAAGACCCAGCTTGATTCCTTGATCTCCGACGTGGTGAACAAGGTGTACGAGCGTCCGCTCTCCGGCGACACCTCGTTCTGGGGCGATTTGACCTATATGGCCAAAGGGGATTTTCACAGCGAGCAGGACTATCGCCACTACCTTGAGTGGCTCTCTACCATGCCCCGCTACTTTGCACAGAACATCGACAACATGAAAGCGGGGCTCAAGCGCGGCTTTACCCTGCCCAAGATAACCCTCGACGGGCGCGACGCCACCGCCGCCTCGGTGGTGGCTGCCAAGGGCGAAGACAACGTCTTCTATACCCCCTTCAAGCACCTGCCCACCACCTTGCCCGAGGCGGTGCAAAAAGACCTTCAAGCCAAGGCCAAGGCGGCTATCGCCCAGTACGTGATACCGGCCCACCAGGCGGTGCTGGATTTTCTTCGCAAGCAATACATTCCGGGCGCCGTTACCTCCCTTGCTGCCGAAGATCTGCCTAACGGCAAGGCCTTCTACCAGTCGCAAATCGAGAAGTACACCACCCTCGACATGACCCCAGAGCAAATTCACCAAATCGGTCTGGACGAAGTGGCGCGGATCCGCGCCCGCATGCAAGAGGTGATGAAAGAGGTCAAGTTCAAAGGCAGCCTTAAGGACTTCCTGCACTTTTTGCGCACCGATCCGCAGTTCTACGCCAAGACCCCGCAGGAGCTGCTAAACCACGCCGCCTGGATAGCCAAGGAGTTTGACGGTGTGGCCGACAAATACTTTGGCCGGCTGCCAAGGCGCCGCTTTGCCATAGTGCCGGTGCCGGCCGACATTGCCCCCTTCTACACCGGTGGCCGGGGCGGCCCGGGGATCTACCTCGTTAACACCTACGATCTGCCGTCGCGGCCCTTTTACTCGCTGCCGGCCTTGACGCTGCACGAATCTGCCCCCGGCCATGCCTTCCAGATGCCGCTGGCTGCCGAGAACAAAGAGCTGCCGGTGTTTCGCCGCAACTACTACATCTCGGCCTACGGCGAAGGCTGGGCCCTTTACTGCGAAGCCCTGGGCGAAGAAATGGGGATCTACAAAACCCCTTATGAAGTCTTTGGCATGCTGAGCTACCAGATGTGGCGCGCCGCCCGCCTGGTGGTAGACACCGGCATTCACGCCAAGGGCTGGACCCGCAAGCAGGCCCAGGATTTCCTGCTGGACAACACCGCACTGTCTACCCACGAGGTGACCACCGAAGTGGACCGCTACATTGCCTGGCCCGGCCAGGCGCTGTCTTACTACCTGGGTGAAATGGCCATCGAGAAGGACCGCAAGCGTGCCGAACAGGCCCTGGGGGCCAAGTTCGATATCCGCGCCTTCCACGACACCGTGCTGCAAATGGGCTCGGTGCCGCTCAAGGTGTTGTCTGACCGCATCGACAAGTTCATTGCCGACGGCGGCCCCTCTCCTTACAACGACTAA